The Apostichopus japonicus isolate 1M-3 chromosome 20, ASM3797524v1, whole genome shotgun sequence genome contains a region encoding:
- the LOC139961846 gene encoding 52 kDa repressor of the inhibitor of the protein kinase-like has product MPSETRCSGVRSVFENLFPNYVNFNWKGKGNSTKFQAMKNISTPSATYVFPLHQSGTCNRRFKWEWLENYPGLAYSAKEDAAFCRYCVFFPRPGSNVSSSRLMVTRPFRDLKKATEKFTAHFFGIQRDSSKRGAGYELHCMCQESWLSFRSMIEHQTGDVSEQRDRQAVETSARDRKVLLSILDVVVTLGRQGLAFRGHRDSRTDRFNQGNNMGNFYKILQMRARSGDDVLQEHLDKHAKNASMISCVIPNELISICGDQVRLGILQEVQGAKFFSIIIDEVADMSRKEQLSIVLHIVDSNLDIREDFIAYINVTGQMTGAELMVAIDTEMGRCNLSMHDARGICADDAGNMRGQYGGCGPRIKRKYPKCAYLWCTSHQLNRVIVSSTKVLLIQNMMTTADKIAKYFYNSPGNQKKLEEVIDDPLVVDTPSETSKRKLKLMCRTRWVERHKAFETHLDLFPYVCNDVDTYHDM; this is encoded by the exons ATGCCTTCTGAGACGAGATGTAGTGGCGTTCGTTCAGTATTTG aaaacttgtttccaAATTACGTCAACTTCAACTGGAAGGGAAAGGGTAACAGCACAAAATTCCAAGCAATGAAGAACATCTCCACACCCAGCGCCACCTATGTATTTCCCCTACACCAGAGTGGAACCTGCAACAGAAGGTTCAAATGGGAATGGTTGGAGAACTACCCAGGTCTTGCATACAGTGCCAAAGAGGATGCAGCTTTCTGCAGATATTGTGTGTTCTTTCCGCGGCCTGGCAGTAACGTATCGTCGTCCAGGCTTATGGTTACCAGACCATTCAGGGACTTGAAGAAAGCGACGGAAAAATTCACTGCGCATTTCTTTGGTATACAAAGAGACAGCAGCAAGAGAGGGGCAG GGTATGAATTGCATTGTATGTGCCAAGAGTCGTGGCTTTCCTTCCGCTCCATGATTGAACACCAGACTGGAGATGTCTCAGAACAGCGGGACAGGCAGGCAGTAGAGACCAGTGCAAGGGATAGGAAAGTGCTGCTTTCGATACTAGATGTTGTTGTCACTCTGGGGAGACAAGGCCTAGCGTTCAGAGGCCATCGGGATAGCCGGACAGACCGCTTTAATCAAGGAAACAATATGGGGAACTTCTACAAGATTCTCCAGATGCGTGCTCGAA GTGGAGATGATGTTCTTCAAGAACATTTAGACAAGCACGCTAAGAATGCAAGCATGATATCTTGTGTAATACCGAATGAGCTCATCTCTATTTGCGGCGACCAAGTGAGGTTGGGAATTCTGCAGGAGGTGCAAGGGGCCAAATTTTTCTCTATAATCATCGATGAAGTGGCAGATATGTCGCGAAAAGAGCAACTGTCCATCGTTCTCCACATCGTAGACTCCAACC TTGACATCAGGGAAGACTTCATTGCTTATATCAACGTGACAGGCCAGATGACCGGAGCAGAGCTCATGGTAGCCATCGACACTGAGATGGGCAGGTGCAACTTAAGCATGCACGATGCTAGGGGAATTTGCGCTGATGATGCAG GCAATATGAGAGGCCAGTACGGAGGTTGCGGTCCCCGCATTAAACGCAAGTACCCCAAATGTGCGTACTTATGGTGTACTTCCCACCAACTGAACCGGGTGATAGTTTCATCAACCAAGGTACTACTCATCCAGAATATGATGACAACTGCTGATAAG ATTGCTAAGTATTTCTACAACTCCCCTGGGAACCAGAAGAAGTTGGAAGAAGTCATCGATGACCCTCTGGTGGTGGATACGCCGAGTGAAACATCAAAGAGGAAACTCAAGCTGATGTGCCGCACAAGATGGGTTGAGCGTCACAAGGCATTTGAGACACACTTGGACCTATTTCCCTAT GTCTGTAACGATGTCGACACATACCACGACATGTGA